From a single Crateriforma spongiae genomic region:
- a CDS encoding DUF1549 domain-containing protein, which translates to MSSRTFLGQPIRTWANRCVAMAALIVTWASVAAYAVTPDPDPSASRPAKPPRPALEVYPPNVQLDSARDYQSFVAVLRRPDGITVDVTDQVRWSVGDDAVARVDGVRVVPIADGKTELVGRFSGHNFKVPVNVKDATVKPAISFAKDVMPVLTRSGCNTGSCHGAARGKDGFRLSLFGFDPDGDYHRITREMGVRRVNLAVPDESLMLRKAIGAVPHTGGKLFDVDSPYYATMLEWLQDGAPEDPSDAKPPAVESLAVYPQQAVIEGTGTKQRFVAVATYEDGTTRDVTNLSAFSSNNSGSADIDGTGTVTAGSRGEAFVMARFDTKTVGSQVLTLPEGLVYETPQQPARGEDQYIDQLVDKKLHQLRITPSGQCSDEEFIRRVTIDVIGLLPTEDEFHQFVNDPSENKRAELIDRLLARKEFSEIWAMKFAQLLMIKSTNQVSYKSAFLYSKWLTEQFQNRVPVDQMVHELLTSTGGTFSQPATNFYEIERDRLKTSENVAQVFLGIRTQCAQCHNHPFDRWTMDDYYGFAAFFSQIGRKQAEDYREKIIYNRGSGTTKHPVSGATVEPKFLGGEAPETRGKDRRKVLADWLTAPENPYFAKSIANRVWAHFMGVGLVDEVDDIRVSNPPSNPELFDTLGEKLVAYDFDFRALVRDICNSDAYQRSCQTNDSNQHDNRNYAHAVIRRIPAESMLDCLSQVTDSPDKFRGLPLGARAVQIADGTTSNYFLTTFGRSPRATVCECEASTDPSLSQALHLLNGNSVQGKIASGKLIRTWLKEEKLSPEQILDRLYVRSLSRMPTKEERDDLLAMVNEQSNAEAVLQDVAWAILNSREFAFNH; encoded by the coding sequence ATGAGTTCTAGAACTTTTCTAGGCCAACCGATTCGCACTTGGGCCAATCGATGTGTCGCAATGGCCGCATTGATCGTCACCTGGGCTTCGGTTGCCGCTTATGCCGTGACGCCGGACCCGGATCCCAGCGCCAGTCGCCCAGCCAAACCGCCACGCCCTGCCCTGGAGGTTTATCCGCCGAACGTGCAACTGGATTCGGCGCGTGACTATCAATCCTTCGTCGCCGTGCTTCGGCGCCCCGATGGAATCACCGTTGATGTGACCGATCAAGTCCGATGGTCCGTCGGTGACGATGCGGTGGCCCGCGTCGACGGCGTGCGCGTTGTTCCGATCGCCGATGGCAAGACGGAACTGGTCGGGCGTTTCAGCGGGCACAACTTTAAGGTTCCGGTGAATGTGAAGGATGCCACCGTCAAGCCGGCGATCAGCTTTGCCAAAGACGTCATGCCCGTCCTGACGCGGTCGGGATGCAACACCGGGTCCTGCCACGGGGCTGCACGTGGTAAAGACGGTTTCCGGCTAAGCCTGTTCGGTTTCGATCCCGACGGCGACTATCACCGCATCACCCGCGAAATGGGAGTCCGGCGTGTCAACTTGGCGGTTCCCGATGAAAGCCTGATGTTGCGAAAAGCCATCGGCGCCGTGCCGCACACCGGTGGCAAGCTGTTCGATGTCGACAGCCCGTACTACGCGACCATGTTGGAATGGTTGCAAGATGGTGCACCGGAGGATCCGTCCGATGCGAAACCACCGGCGGTTGAATCTTTGGCCGTTTATCCGCAACAAGCGGTGATCGAAGGCACCGGCACCAAGCAACGATTCGTTGCCGTCGCGACCTACGAAGACGGAACGACTCGTGATGTCACGAATCTTTCGGCGTTCAGCAGCAATAATTCGGGCAGCGCCGACATCGATGGCACCGGGACGGTCACCGCCGGGTCCCGTGGCGAAGCATTCGTCATGGCACGATTCGACACCAAGACCGTTGGTAGCCAAGTGCTAACGCTGCCCGAGGGTCTGGTCTATGAAACGCCACAGCAGCCGGCACGCGGCGAAGACCAGTACATCGATCAGTTGGTCGATAAGAAACTGCATCAACTGCGGATCACACCCAGCGGACAATGCAGCGATGAAGAATTCATTCGCCGCGTGACGATCGACGTGATCGGTTTGTTACCGACCGAAGACGAATTCCATCAATTCGTGAATGACCCGTCGGAAAACAAAAGAGCCGAGTTGATCGACCGCCTGTTGGCACGCAAAGAGTTCAGCGAAATCTGGGCGATGAAGTTCGCTCAATTGCTGATGATCAAAAGCACCAACCAGGTCAGCTACAAGTCCGCGTTCCTGTATTCCAAATGGCTGACCGAGCAGTTCCAAAACAGGGTTCCGGTGGACCAAATGGTCCACGAACTGTTGACCAGCACCGGCGGCACGTTTTCACAGCCGGCGACGAATTTCTACGAGATCGAACGCGATCGCCTGAAGACATCGGAAAACGTGGCTCAGGTCTTCCTGGGGATTCGGACGCAGTGTGCCCAGTGTCACAACCATCCGTTCGACCGCTGGACGATGGATGATTACTACGGGTTTGCGGCGTTCTTTTCGCAAATCGGTCGCAAACAGGCCGAAGACTATCGCGAAAAGATCATCTACAACCGTGGCTCGGGGACAACCAAGCATCCGGTGTCCGGTGCGACGGTTGAACCCAAGTTCCTTGGCGGCGAAGCCCCCGAAACACGCGGCAAGGACCGACGCAAAGTCTTGGCCGATTGGTTGACGGCACCGGAAAACCCGTACTTCGCCAAGTCCATCGCCAATCGCGTGTGGGCCCACTTCATGGGCGTCGGCTTGGTCGACGAAGTGGACGATATCCGGGTCAGTAACCCACCCAGCAATCCGGAATTGTTTGACACACTGGGCGAAAAACTGGTCGCCTACGATTTCGATTTCCGCGCGTTGGTGCGTGATATCTGCAACAGCGACGCTTATCAACGAAGCTGTCAAACCAATGATTCCAATCAGCACGACAACCGCAACTATGCCCACGCGGTGATCCGTCGGATTCCTGCCGAAAGCATGTTGGATTGTCTCAGCCAGGTGACCGACAGCCCGGACAAATTCCGTGGTCTGCCGCTGGGGGCACGCGCGGTCCAAATCGCCGATGGGACAACATCGAACTATTTCTTGACGACGTTCGGTCGGTCGCCACGAGCGACTGTTTGCGAATGCGAAGCGTCCACCGACCCATCGCTTTCACAGGCCTTGCACTTACTGAACGGCAATTCCGTTCAAGGCAAGATCGCCAGTGGAAAGTTGATTCGGACGTGGTTGAAAGAGGAGAAGCTTTCGCCCGAGCAAATCTTGGATCGCTTGTATGTTCGCTCGCTCAGTCGGATGCCGACGAAAGAAGAGCGTGACGATTTGTTGGCCATGGTCAACGAACAAAGTAATGCCGAAGCGGTGCTGCAGGATGTTGCTTGGGCGATTTTGAACAGCCGTGAATTTGCCTTTAACCACTGA
- a CDS encoding DUF1501 domain-containing protein, whose protein sequence is MRCVGNPFSRRGFLAVGSIAGFGLSLPDLLMRQAAAEMKHYDFIKPKAKSVIHVFLPGGMAQQESFDPKPYSPLEYRGEMGTLKTNTGEVFSNTIPKLAKRADKFSVIRSMTHGEAAHERGTHNMFTGYKPSPALQYPSFGAVVSHEYGPRNNLPPYICIPNVPNEFAGTGYLPSSYGGFALGSDPARGDFRVRDLNLSGGVDESRFVKRKEALEVVNRRFTSMTSADNVAAMSTFYERAYDLLDTPAAKEAFDINKEDDKLRDRYGRNQAGQRLLMARRLVEAGSRLVTLTYGGWDMHQSITSGFNRTMPALDQGLSALIDDLDSRGLLDETLVMVTSEFGRTPKINADAGRDHWPKVFSVMLAGGGVKGGMVYGASDSTAAEPDHSPVSPADLATTMYHLLGIVADKELMAPGDRPIEIVDGGNVISDILV, encoded by the coding sequence TTGTCGCTTCCTGACTTGCTAATGCGTCAGGCCGCTGCGGAGATGAAGCATTACGACTTCATCAAACCCAAAGCGAAAAGCGTCATTCACGTTTTCTTGCCGGGCGGGATGGCCCAGCAGGAATCCTTTGACCCCAAGCCCTACAGTCCGCTGGAATATCGCGGGGAAATGGGCACGCTGAAGACAAATACCGGCGAAGTCTTTTCGAACACGATTCCCAAGCTGGCCAAGCGTGCTGACAAATTCAGTGTGATTCGGTCCATGACGCACGGGGAAGCCGCCCACGAACGCGGCACCCACAACATGTTCACCGGGTACAAACCCAGTCCGGCGTTGCAGTACCCCAGTTTTGGCGCCGTTGTCAGTCACGAATACGGGCCGCGAAACAACCTGCCCCCGTATATCTGTATTCCCAATGTTCCCAACGAATTCGCCGGAACGGGATATTTGCCCAGCAGTTACGGCGGATTCGCGTTGGGCAGTGATCCGGCCCGCGGCGATTTCCGGGTCCGCGATTTGAACTTGTCCGGTGGCGTGGACGAAAGCCGGTTCGTCAAACGCAAAGAAGCGTTGGAAGTCGTCAATCGTCGCTTCACGTCGATGACGTCGGCGGACAACGTTGCCGCGATGAGCACGTTTTACGAGAGAGCCTACGACCTGCTGGACACACCGGCGGCCAAAGAAGCATTCGACATCAACAAGGAAGACGACAAGCTTCGTGACCGCTACGGACGCAACCAAGCCGGTCAGCGTTTGTTGATGGCACGACGTCTGGTCGAAGCCGGTTCACGTCTGGTGACGCTGACCTACGGCGGCTGGGACATGCACCAGAGTATTACCAGCGGTTTCAATCGAACGATGCCCGCACTGGATCAGGGCTTGTCGGCCTTGATCGATGATTTGGATTCGCGCGGTTTATTGGACGAAACGCTGGTCATGGTCACCAGTGAATTCGGCCGCACACCCAAGATCAACGCGGACGCCGGACGCGATCACTGGCCAAAGGTCTTCAGCGTGATGCTGGCCGGCGGAGGCGTCAAAGGCGGCATGGTCTATGGTGCGTCCGACAGCACGGCGGCCGAACCCGATCACAGCCCCGTGTCCCCGGCGGACTTGGCCACCACGATGTATCACTTGTTGGGCATTGTGGCCGACAAGGAATTGATGGCCCCCGGAGACCGTCCGATCGAAATCGTCGATGGCGGCAACGTCATCAGCGACATTCTGGTCTGA
- a CDS encoding c-type cytochrome domain-containing protein: MLRRQRAFRSTIALAASLTSVAISSLALAEQSTPDSAAKKVTFEEHVKPIFRQHCLTCHNLGEKKGGLALDSYQAVLEGGGSGEVVYDDGDYDGSRLWQLVSHEDTPIMPPGQDKIPAEQLAVLQAWIEGGILENSGSKAKAKKKNPLEFVAASRGKPDGPAAMPETVPMGVPVVTERPAAVTAIACSPWAPLVAVGGQRQVVLYHGDSGELLGVLPFAEGVPQSIRFSSDGGYLFVAGGEHAVLGLVAIYDVRTGERIATVGDELDIVFDGDANSDMTRVAMGGPKRMLRIYDVTDGSLKFDLKKHTDWILAVAFSPDDVLIASGDRSAGLVVWEADTGQPYLDLAGHKGAVTAVSWRDDGNVLASGSEDGTVKLWDMHTGNQIKSINVGGPVQDVAFDHQGRLITASGNRKATVWDAGGSKVRDLPAMKEAVLEAALSHDGKRAVYGDWSGQIFNVATDDPKQTLTLASNPPDERELLAAASQKLKAAQAELKKATDDLQPIQSKVQTMKDAVDAAKQDLASKRDRLEELKSTLADLNKKEQSAEETIRKAAEAADVSHDEMIAAKVGLKRGDIDDQQLALAEQQVADAFAALAESRRGLLATREQIVSLTTQRKQIQATIPTLEKVVSDADGRLQAAQSELEPVDQTRRQADAVVQKLLDRVRRIEEAIEASI; this comes from the coding sequence GTGCTGAGACGACAAAGGGCATTCCGTTCGACCATTGCACTGGCCGCATCGCTGACATCCGTCGCGATTTCCAGTTTGGCACTCGCCGAACAATCAACGCCGGACTCTGCTGCAAAAAAGGTGACGTTTGAAGAACACGTCAAACCAATTTTTCGACAGCATTGTTTGACCTGTCACAACTTGGGCGAAAAGAAGGGCGGCTTGGCTCTGGATTCGTACCAAGCGGTGTTGGAAGGCGGCGGCAGCGGTGAAGTCGTTTATGACGATGGGGATTACGACGGCAGCCGACTGTGGCAATTGGTGTCGCACGAAGACACGCCGATCATGCCGCCGGGCCAAGACAAGATTCCGGCCGAGCAATTGGCGGTTCTTCAGGCTTGGATCGAAGGCGGCATCCTGGAAAACAGTGGTTCCAAAGCCAAAGCGAAAAAGAAGAACCCACTGGAGTTCGTCGCCGCCAGTCGCGGCAAGCCTGATGGGCCGGCTGCCATGCCGGAAACAGTGCCGATGGGCGTCCCCGTAGTGACGGAGCGGCCGGCGGCGGTCACCGCGATCGCCTGCAGCCCCTGGGCGCCCCTGGTCGCCGTCGGTGGTCAGCGTCAGGTCGTCCTGTATCACGGCGACAGCGGTGAATTGCTGGGCGTATTGCCATTCGCCGAAGGCGTCCCGCAGTCGATCCGGTTCAGTTCCGACGGTGGATATTTGTTTGTCGCCGGCGGCGAACACGCAGTGCTGGGACTGGTGGCCATTTACGATGTTCGGACCGGCGAGCGTATTGCAACGGTTGGTGATGAACTGGACATCGTGTTTGATGGCGACGCCAATTCCGACATGACCCGCGTTGCGATGGGCGGACCGAAGCGGATGTTGCGTATTTACGACGTCACCGACGGGTCGCTGAAGTTTGATCTAAAGAAACACACCGACTGGATTTTGGCGGTCGCTTTCAGCCCTGACGATGTCTTGATTGCTTCGGGCGATCGCTCGGCCGGCCTGGTGGTTTGGGAAGCCGATACCGGACAGCCCTACCTGGACTTGGCCGGTCACAAAGGCGCCGTGACGGCAGTGTCTTGGCGTGACGATGGCAACGTTTTGGCCAGCGGCAGCGAAGACGGTACGGTCAAGCTGTGGGACATGCACACGGGAAACCAAATCAAAAGCATCAACGTCGGTGGTCCTGTCCAAGACGTCGCGTTTGATCATCAGGGTCGATTGATCACCGCATCCGGGAATCGCAAAGCCACCGTCTGGGATGCCGGCGGATCAAAAGTTAGGGATCTTCCCGCGATGAAGGAAGCGGTTTTGGAAGCCGCCCTGTCACACGATGGAAAGCGAGCGGTGTATGGCGATTGGAGTGGGCAAATCTTCAACGTTGCCACCGATGATCCCAAGCAAACCCTGACTTTGGCGTCCAATCCACCGGATGAAAGGGAATTGCTGGCGGCTGCTTCGCAGAAATTGAAAGCGGCTCAGGCGGAACTGAAAAAGGCGACGGATGATCTGCAGCCGATCCAGTCCAAGGTCCAAACGATGAAGGACGCGGTCGATGCCGCAAAGCAGGATTTAGCGTCGAAGCGAGATCGGTTGGAGGAATTGAAGTCGACGCTGGCCGACCTGAACAAAAAGGAACAGTCCGCCGAGGAGACGATTCGGAAAGCCGCCGAGGCCGCCGATGTCAGCCACGACGAAATGATCGCGGCCAAGGTTGGGTTGAAACGTGGCGACATCGACGACCAACAGTTAGCGTTGGCAGAACAGCAAGTCGCCGATGCGTTTGCTGCTTTGGCCGAATCACGACGCGGGTTGTTGGCGACGCGGGAACAGATCGTTTCGCTCACCACGCAACGGAAACAGATCCAGGCAACGATTCCGACTTTGGAAAAGGTGGTTAGCGACGCAGACGGTCGCTTGCAAGCGGCCCAATCCGAACTCGAACCGGTGGATCAAACCCGCCGACAGGCCGATGCGGTGGTCCAGAAATTGTTGGATCGCGTCAGACGCATTGAAGAAGCGATCGAAGCATCAATCTGA
- a CDS encoding 5-(carboxyamino)imidazole ribonucleotide synthase — translation MKKTLMPGATLGMVGGGQLGRMFAIAAAQMGYRVVVLCDSDDAPAAQVATQIVVGAIDDPDVVKRFAQQCDVITLEFENIPADTIAGCADFAPTYPSADVLRVAQDRWLEKSSLRDLGLPVTPFDQVSDADSVRRFAEHHGYPVIVKTARSGYDGKGQYRVESSQQADDVPWGSADQWIAEQCIRFDKEVSILVARNVHGQTSTFPLFENDHVNHILDQTTCPASVDPAIESSAREIAMAVADGLDLIGLICIEFFLMGDSLMINEIAPRPHNSGHLSIEACGISQFEQQVRAVCGLPLGNTRLVSGGAAMVNLLGDLWQDGDPAWDRVFGLEDSLAASGIRLHLYGKAGAKVGRKMGHLTAVADDVVAAANAVREARERLRSS, via the coding sequence ATGAAGAAGACGCTAATGCCAGGCGCCACCTTGGGGATGGTCGGGGGCGGTCAATTGGGACGCATGTTCGCCATCGCCGCCGCACAGATGGGTTATCGGGTTGTCGTGTTATGCGATTCGGATGATGCGCCCGCGGCACAAGTGGCGACCCAAATCGTTGTCGGCGCGATCGACGATCCGGACGTGGTGAAACGATTCGCCCAGCAATGCGACGTGATCACGCTTGAATTCGAAAACATTCCGGCCGATACGATCGCTGGCTGTGCCGATTTTGCACCGACTTACCCATCAGCCGACGTGTTGCGTGTCGCCCAAGACCGTTGGCTGGAAAAGTCCAGTTTGCGTGATTTGGGATTGCCCGTCACTCCGTTTGATCAAGTCAGCGATGCGGATTCCGTCCGGCGATTTGCGGAACACCATGGCTACCCGGTGATCGTGAAGACGGCACGCAGTGGTTACGACGGCAAAGGCCAATACCGCGTGGAATCATCCCAGCAAGCGGACGATGTCCCCTGGGGTTCGGCCGACCAGTGGATCGCCGAACAATGCATTCGATTTGATAAGGAAGTTTCGATCTTGGTGGCTCGAAACGTTCACGGTCAAACGTCGACATTCCCGCTGTTCGAAAATGATCACGTCAATCACATCTTGGATCAAACGACCTGTCCCGCATCGGTCGATCCGGCCATCGAATCATCGGCGCGTGAAATTGCGATGGCGGTGGCCGATGGATTGGATTTGATCGGATTGATCTGCATCGAGTTTTTTCTGATGGGCGATTCGTTGATGATCAATGAAATCGCACCTCGGCCACACAACTCTGGTCACCTTTCGATCGAAGCGTGTGGTATCAGCCAGTTCGAACAACAGGTCCGTGCCGTCTGTGGGCTTCCGCTTGGAAATACCCGTTTGGTTTCCGGCGGCGCCGCGATGGTGAATCTTCTCGGCGACTTGTGGCAGGATGGCGATCCGGCTTGGGATCGCGTATTTGGATTGGAAGACTCGCTGGCCGCTTCGGGGATTCGCTTGCACCTGTATGGAAAAGCGGGTGCCAAGGTGGGACGCAAAATGGGGCACCTGACCGCGGTGGCGGACGATGTCGTCGCAGCGGCAAACGCGGTTCGCGAAGCTCGGGAACGACTGCGATCGTCTTAG
- a CDS encoding PPC domain-containing protein — MNAFSVGRPNGVTGIGVARNRAVRTVVACVVFVCLQTVASVRASYPVVERLQPMGVRAGTETKLTFHGQRLGDTYDVVSDDPRIEIIDVKAVDGKKADVTLKVAESVSPGLYPLRLVTKTGVANLRLLSVGHLPVVTEAEPNSRPDQAQSVPINHTIEGVVDTEDVDLFNVDVAAGQRLTVEVEGIRLAFSLRNQNILDPYVAILDSEGIEVASSDDSALLQQDGLCTYTPDQAGTYTVMIRDSSFRGSRVSGYRLHIGDFPRPMAIFPAGGQPGSVLQAQWIDVDGSVHEDQFQLPSLTDDHHRLWVKTDKGISPSPNTVRVNDLPVHVETEPNDDIRKAPEFTLPAAFCGIVDKENDFDCFSFQCKKGRRYRVEVFARHALRSSLDAVLNVFGPDNRTIQSSDDVAGRMDPSLEFAAKEDGKHTIRIYDHLRLGTPTHQYRVEVVEATAEVNLTLKELRRDEATPALVPAGGHGAIMVTAARTNYGGPIGIDIPSLPDGVTATTFDVPAGRGEIPVLLSAKAGTDPICQPISLTGIAKDPKALNVGSRFVQTHKLVLGQNRRHMWATDTPHALSAVVEPTPFEIELVQPKTPIVRQGSANLVVRVKRNDGFKEQIALRTLYNPPGVGVNNSRRIAGDKSEALIPITANSRAATGQWPMILMATFTAPGGSQVTATNAIDLQVENEYFKYAFPKAATEQGKSMTYAVNVEVLREFDDEAEIELVGLPNGVTSPKAVQPLTKDSTVVNFPLEIAADAKVGKHRTLVCVARLKRSGEVITQTTGTGELRIDKPMVAAPAKKPEKPAAKKAAEPKPLSRLEQLRQKRQEMK, encoded by the coding sequence ATGAATGCTTTTTCTGTCGGTCGCCCGAACGGTGTGACCGGCATCGGTGTCGCACGCAATCGGGCTGTGCGGACCGTCGTTGCCTGTGTCGTGTTCGTTTGCCTTCAAACGGTTGCCTCCGTCCGGGCATCTTATCCGGTCGTCGAACGGTTACAGCCAATGGGCGTCCGTGCGGGAACCGAAACCAAGCTGACCTTTCACGGTCAACGTTTGGGTGACACCTATGACGTGGTGTCCGATGACCCACGAATTGAAATCATCGACGTCAAAGCGGTCGATGGCAAGAAAGCCGACGTCACCCTGAAGGTCGCCGAGAGCGTGTCGCCGGGGCTTTACCCGTTGCGTTTGGTCACCAAAACGGGCGTCGCGAATCTGCGTTTGCTGTCGGTCGGTCATCTGCCGGTTGTCACGGAAGCAGAACCCAACAGCCGACCGGACCAAGCACAGTCGGTTCCCATCAATCACACCATCGAAGGTGTCGTTGACACCGAAGACGTCGATTTGTTCAACGTCGATGTCGCGGCCGGACAGCGTTTGACGGTGGAGGTCGAGGGCATTCGATTGGCGTTTTCGCTTCGCAACCAGAACATTTTGGATCCGTACGTCGCGATCCTGGACAGTGAAGGTATCGAAGTGGCATCCAGCGATGATTCGGCTCTGCTACAGCAAGACGGTTTGTGCACGTACACGCCTGACCAGGCGGGCACCTACACCGTCATGATCCGCGACAGTTCATTCCGCGGCAGCCGAGTTTCGGGCTACCGTTTGCACATCGGTGATTTTCCACGTCCGATGGCAATCTTTCCGGCCGGTGGGCAACCGGGCTCCGTCCTACAGGCCCAATGGATTGACGTCGATGGATCCGTTCACGAAGACCAGTTTCAGTTGCCCAGCTTGACGGACGATCACCACCGTTTGTGGGTCAAGACGGACAAGGGCATCAGCCCGTCGCCCAACACCGTTCGGGTGAACGACTTGCCGGTTCATGTCGAAACGGAACCGAACGATGATATTCGCAAAGCACCCGAGTTCACTTTGCCCGCGGCTTTCTGCGGCATTGTCGATAAAGAAAATGACTTCGATTGCTTCAGCTTCCAGTGCAAAAAGGGCCGGCGGTATCGTGTGGAGGTGTTCGCCCGCCATGCATTGCGAAGCAGCCTAGACGCCGTGCTGAACGTCTTCGGGCCCGACAACCGAACGATCCAGTCGTCCGATGATGTGGCCGGTCGCATGGACCCTTCGTTGGAATTTGCCGCCAAAGAAGATGGCAAGCACACGATTCGGATCTATGACCATCTGCGATTGGGAACTCCCACGCACCAATACCGTGTCGAGGTGGTGGAAGCGACAGCGGAGGTCAACCTGACGCTGAAGGAGCTTCGACGTGACGAAGCCACACCCGCGTTGGTTCCCGCCGGTGGGCACGGGGCCATCATGGTGACCGCTGCGCGTACCAATTACGGCGGTCCCATCGGTATCGACATTCCCTCGTTGCCCGACGGTGTCACGGCAACCACGTTTGACGTCCCCGCCGGACGCGGCGAAATACCTGTTCTGCTTTCGGCGAAGGCCGGTACCGATCCGATTTGCCAGCCGATATCGCTGACCGGCATCGCCAAAGATCCGAAAGCCTTGAACGTCGGCAGCCGATTCGTTCAAACGCACAAACTGGTGTTGGGACAGAACCGACGTCACATGTGGGCCACCGACACGCCACATGCGTTGAGTGCCGTCGTCGAACCGACCCCCTTTGAGATCGAGTTGGTCCAACCGAAAACGCCGATCGTTCGCCAAGGCAGTGCGAATTTGGTCGTCCGGGTCAAACGAAACGACGGCTTCAAGGAACAGATTGCCCTGCGAACGCTTTACAACCCACCAGGCGTCGGCGTGAACAACAGCCGCCGGATTGCCGGGGATAAGTCCGAAGCGTTGATTCCGATCACCGCCAACAGCCGCGCCGCGACCGGCCAGTGGCCGATGATCTTGATGGCAACCTTCACCGCACCGGGCGGCAGCCAAGTGACCGCCACCAACGCGATCGATTTGCAGGTTGAAAACGAATACTTCAAGTACGCGTTTCCCAAAGCGGCAACCGAACAAGGCAAATCGATGACATATGCGGTGAACGTCGAAGTGTTGCGTGAGTTCGATGATGAAGCCGAAATCGAATTGGTCGGCTTGCCAAACGGTGTCACCAGTCCCAAAGCGGTTCAGCCGCTGACCAAAGACAGCACCGTGGTCAACTTTCCGTTGGAAATCGCTGCCGATGCGAAAGTCGGCAAGCACCGGACGTTGGTCTGTGTCGCACGGCTTAAACGCAGCGGCGAAGTGATCACGCAGACCACCGGGACGGGCGAACTGCGGATCGACAAGCCGATGGTGGCCGCACCCGCGAAGAAACCAGAAAAACCGGCGGCCAAAAAAGCCGCCGAGCCCAAACCGCTCAGCCGCCTGGAACAATTGCGTCAAAAACGCCAGGAGATGAAATGA
- the purE gene encoding 5-(carboxyamino)imidazole ribonucleotide mutase, with protein MTSESESTASSPSSNEFPDTGARVGIIMGSRNDWETMQPAAAMLKQLGVPHECFVVSAHRTPQRMFAYAQSAAGRGVQVIIAGAGGAAHLPGMVASETHLPVIGVPVQSRALQGLDSLLSIVQMPGGIPVATMSIGKSGAKNAGIFAARVLALSDSELRERLCDFVRQQKDDVLKSADLNDVS; from the coding sequence ATGACTTCGGAAAGCGAATCCACCGCCAGCAGCCCTTCATCGAACGAGTTCCCCGACACCGGGGCTCGTGTCGGCATCATCATGGGCAGCCGAAACGACTGGGAAACAATGCAACCGGCCGCGGCAATGTTGAAGCAGTTGGGCGTGCCGCATGAGTGTTTTGTGGTCAGTGCCCACCGGACGCCACAACGTATGTTTGCCTACGCACAATCGGCCGCCGGTCGTGGCGTTCAGGTCATTATTGCGGGTGCCGGTGGCGCGGCCCATTTGCCGGGAATGGTCGCATCGGAAACCCATTTGCCGGTCATCGGTGTCCCCGTCCAAAGTCGCGCGCTGCAGGGACTGGATTCGCTGTTGTCGATCGTCCAGATGCCCGGCGGCATTCCGGTGGCCACCATGTCGATTGGAAAGTCCGGTGCAAAGAACGCGGGCATTTTTGCGGCACGCGTCTTGGCATTGTCCGACAGCGAACTGCGCGAAAGGCTTTGCGACTTCGTTCGTCAACAAAAGGACGATGTGCTGAAGTCGGCCGACCTGAACGATGTCTCTTGA